The nucleotide window gcagataacgactcatttgtccttggtcacaattcagaaatagatgagaacatgtgaagcagcaggtgtagaaagcaccgaaagtacttttggacttttcccaaaagttgcttttgcttttcaaaaagacaggtgaaaaacatttcacctaaaggaatctgcttttccccgtccgacctccaccagtAGGAGCACTTAGGAAggcaggaaatcacggagtcgttctgtacattttgttgttttgaattgtagtttgagttccgctccctatataaggagctttagcttctttaggaaggcattcgaaaattgGCTTAGCAGTTCTAGATTCGAAAATTGGCTTAGCAGTTCTAAATTCGAAAATTTCCATATCAGTTCTAGAttagaaaaattgagaagaatcatattctctcaagaagtaagaaagccatagtagcagtgtgctcttcTCTTCATGTttagtgtgaagtagtgtgctttcattacaagtaagtatttgTAATCATTCTAATGAATAGCTAAACAACttcttagctgtttacctgagaatgaggctctgaattttaGTCTGTaaattatgtttgaataaataatttcagattgctcaTCCACCTTGTCAATTATGTTTTAAACTTTAGTTTGTTGTTTTAAAAATTCATATCTGTTTCCGCCTCTATTCCTGTACTATTTTTTGCTTAAATTTTCTGTTTCTTAGAAAAAATTGCGTCAGCTTaagatagaaacaagcagcagtgattccgcctgttaaagtaaccgttaggcagGGAGCCGTAGGTGAAAAatttgggcatgttgaaggctagttttgtttttttcaagAGTGTGAACAGGTTTTCCTAAGAAAAAGCAAATGTTAAacccaaaagtcagcataggacATATTAGGCACTAGTTTAGAAAATACTACCCCTATAGGTCTTTTCCTCTAAAATTTGTGTAAATTGGCACAATACAaacttgttggtgcaagtgggcaAAATACATGTGATTTATGGATAAACAGGATGATGTAGAACAGATAGcggtccaatttcaagaacaattggatcgtgctaagGGTGGAAACCGAAAAGGgactagtagacgtgaaatgggcctccggagtccgatcgggacgcactttagctttccggaaagggaatcgcgccagaaagcAAACTCGTCGCTATGCCACGACgtgtgacctttttcgggctttcgggatcgtttagggcctcaaaatggcatttttctattttacccgtttttggttttcttagttatttttggattgttttcgtttttatccatgggccttagggtttcgttgttagtcgccctagggtacttttctcttatttatgcagccgcaagcggctgcagaaggcatcttatcatcttttatcaatatattgagattattctcttttatctctggtggactccagaatcgtttgcttaggtttattgctggtaaacctagttatcaatccgactgcgtcacagGAATTAACCCATATTTTAATTATCCCACCTTGTGTAGGGAACTTGTCAATAGACCAGATTTTTATCAAAATCCGCATATCCATTGATAATGGATGAGCTTGGCTTGAAGCTAGAACTAATGTAGAACACACTAGTAGGTGTTGTCCTATTACATGAGTAGTATAGGGCAACTCAAAAACAACTATGTGAATTTGAGCAAATTAAAGTCGAAGGAAAATCTGCTGCATTCCCAAAATAATTACCAACAAGATTGTGGGAATTATTATCATGATCTTGAGAGTTGTGAATTAAACAACTATGGACTACTTTAAAGAAGAAAGTAGCAGATTGATCCATATTATACTCGCCCCCAGCACAAATCGAAATGCTCGTCTATAAGCACGCAATTATACCACTCACAACACATTAATACAGAGACTCATACAGTATACGTAGAATTCATTAATCCACCAAATAATCAAGCTCAAAACTATTGTTCTGAAGTGAAGGGAAAAATCCATAAAGAATCAAACCTCTCACAGGATCTGGATCCCAAGTCCAACAATTAATTTCAAAAACAGTTATTTGTAGCCTCCAGTCACCTTCACATAAGGACGATTAATTGGTTTGCTACTTATTTGTAGCCTCCAAGCCATATAGCCATATATAGTCATAATGTAGCTATAGCTCATTTTAGCTGCCATACGGCCAATACCCATAAGTTTTGGCGGCTCAAGGCATCCACGCACGCACTTCAAAACTCTCATTAAAATCGATCCTTATCACTATTCAACTTCGTACTTGTAAAAATGGACCGGAAACAATCTTCGCCGGAAAATCTCATTCTCGTCGACCGCGAACCGGACGGAGTCGCCTTCGTCACCATCAACCGTGCCAAGTTGCTCAACTCGCTGACCAAGGCTATGATCACGGATCTCGCCCGGGCCATCAAGTCCCTGAATCAAGACGATTCGGTCAGGGTCATTGTTCTGTCGGGTGCGGGTCGGGCCTTCTGCTCCGGCGTCGATCTCACCGCTGCCGAGGACGTTTTCAAAGGCGACGTCAAGGACATCGAGGCCGACCCGGTGGCCCAAATGGAGCGGTGCAAAAAGCCCATCATCGCCGCCATCAACGGCTTCGCGGTCACCGCCGGATTCGAAATCGCGCTCGCCTGCGACATCATCGTCGCCGCTAAAGGAGCGAAGTTCATCGACACTCATGCCAGGTCAGTTTGAATTCCTGTTCTTTCGGTTCGGATCCATTCCGACCCGCATCCGAATTTCGTTGACGGTGAATTTTCATTGCTATTTTTGGAATAGATTTGGGATATTTCCGTCGTGGGGTTTGTCTCAGAAGCTTTCGAGGATAATAGGGGCCAACAAAGCGCGTGAGGTGTCGCTGACGGCAACGCCGCTAACGGCGGAGGTGGGTGAGAGGTTGGGGTTTGTGAACCATGTTGTGGAGGAGAGTGAGTTGCTGAAGAAAGCGCGGGAAGTAGCTGGGGCCATTGTGAAGAACAACCAGGACCTGGTGTTGAGGTACAAGGCTGTTATTAATGATGGGCTTAAGCTGGACCTGGGTCATGCTCTTACACTAGAAAAGGTATGTAATTTCAACCTAGTTTTGTGTCCTGTACGGTCTGTACCGCATCTCAATTGCTCATTTTTCCTGGGTTTTATACATACTAACTTTTAGTGAATATAGTTTAGTTTGGAATTCTGGAAGACATGACATTGCTAGGACATCGGGTCATGTTTGGTTGGTGTAATGAGATATTTGTTGAATTTTACCATATTACTTCTCACCATGAGATGGTGTTTCTTTGAATATCTGGAAAACAAAAGATGTTCCGCTATGATTGAGCTGATGTTTGGTTGGTGGGGTGAGATTGGATAggaatgagaatgagaatggTGATGGAATGACACGAGTAATGGAATAAACTCCATGTTTTGGTTGTGaaccaaaaaaattagagaTAGGAATGGAATCAGTTATACTTAACCAAAATAGGAATGGAATCAATTATACTCCATGTTTTTCCAATTCCACTCTTTGCTTGATTCAATGTGAACAGTCTTGTTTTAAAAGCTACTTTTTTCCAATCGTCCAATCAAACATCACCTTATAGTCATTGTGATGGTTCATCGCCTTTGCAACTTGAAGACGCATACAGATTACGGAGTATGAGTTCTATTTGTTGGTCAGTTGTGGAAAGAGATATATTGGCCAGTCGGGTGTTCACATTCAAACCAGTTTTTCTGTAATCAACTATTGTaggttttaattaaaattatggTAACATTGCTAGTTTTCTAACAAAAGAATTTTTTATATGAATTGTCAGTCATCGTCTTGTTACCGAATGCATTTAGAAGAGTTTAGTGAGTCATTCACAGCTGTAAGTGATTTTGGCGTACGAGTAAACTTTAGACTCTTAGTATGCTTCTATATGTTCCTATATACTGAAAGAATGTGAAAAGCAAATTCTGGAAGCTGCATCAAACCGTATGTAGTGTTGTTATGCCCTTGTTGCTTTGCCAGTAGCTGTTCTTCTTCATGACAATATGAAATATTGATGCATGTATATGCATTCCGTGACTGTTATTTTCAGGAGAGGGCTCATGAATATTACAATGGAATGACCAAGGATCA belongs to Rosa chinensis cultivar Old Blush chromosome 4, RchiOBHm-V2, whole genome shotgun sequence and includes:
- the LOC112200446 gene encoding probable enoyl-CoA hydratase 1, peroxisomal; protein product: MDRKQSSPENLILVDREPDGVAFVTINRAKLLNSLTKAMITDLARAIKSLNQDDSVRVIVLSGAGRAFCSGVDLTAAEDVFKGDVKDIEADPVAQMERCKKPIIAAINGFAVTAGFEIALACDIIVAAKGAKFIDTHARFGIFPSWGLSQKLSRIIGANKAREVSLTATPLTAEVGERLGFVNHVVEESELLKKAREVAGAIVKNNQDLVLRYKAVINDGLKLDLGHALTLEKERAHEYYNGMTKDQFKKMQEFIAGRTLKRPSSKL